In Virgibacillus sp. NKC19-16, a single genomic region encodes these proteins:
- a CDS encoding MFS transporter encodes MRKSLQYYQDKLDINRDLLLLLLVGGLYFLGIFLSNTFVNIYLWKQSGDYITIAVYNLAIFLFQPATFILAGKLAKKVDRVIVLRLGVTFLSLFFLSVLIIGEDASTYNFLLGSLLGIGYGFYWLAFNVLTFEITEPETRDFFNGFLGVLQSFGGMIGPLLAGIIIAKMTANLGYRTIFTISFILFICAVVSSFFLNRRKAEGSFHFRRILEERRHNKNWNRILNAHVAQGLREGMFAFVITIWVYLITNSEFALGVFNLSLSGLSFIFYFLATKFIKPSMRKKAILIGALILYFSIFIILFEISYLLMIIYAVFIGIAYPIINVPYNSMTYDVIGKAWKAKDLRVEYIVVRELFVNIGRVLSISVFLIAVSIFQAEEIIPWLLVIFGIGHLFIYVFVKDIYLSSPNNKDMMIKDQITDEKNR; translated from the coding sequence ATGCGAAAAAGTCTGCAGTATTATCAAGATAAATTAGATATAAATCGTGATTTATTACTCTTATTACTGGTTGGAGGTCTCTATTTTTTAGGGATTTTTCTCTCCAATACATTTGTTAATATTTACTTATGGAAGCAATCTGGTGATTACATTACCATTGCCGTGTATAATTTAGCCATATTTTTATTTCAACCAGCTACTTTCATTTTAGCAGGGAAACTGGCTAAAAAAGTAGATCGCGTTATTGTGTTAAGGCTAGGGGTAACATTTTTATCCCTTTTCTTTTTAAGTGTGTTAATAATCGGAGAGGATGCATCCACCTACAATTTCTTGCTCGGTAGTCTACTCGGAATCGGATATGGATTTTATTGGTTGGCATTCAATGTTTTAACATTTGAAATTACAGAACCAGAAACAAGGGATTTTTTCAATGGATTTTTAGGTGTCTTGCAATCGTTCGGTGGAATGATTGGGCCGTTATTAGCAGGGATAATTATTGCTAAAATGACTGCAAATCTTGGTTACAGGACAATCTTTACCATTTCGTTTATTTTATTTATTTGTGCAGTAGTATCAAGCTTCTTCCTAAACCGCCGCAAAGCGGAAGGAAGTTTTCACTTTAGGCGAATTCTTGAAGAAAGACGGCATAATAAAAATTGGAACCGAATTTTAAACGCCCATGTTGCCCAAGGGCTAAGAGAAGGGATGTTCGCGTTTGTTATTACGATTTGGGTCTATTTAATCACAAATAGCGAATTTGCTTTAGGTGTGTTTAATTTATCTTTGTCCGGGCTTTCGTTTATCTTTTATTTTTTAGCTACAAAATTTATCAAACCATCCATGAGAAAAAAGGCTATTTTAATTGGGGCACTTATTCTTTACTTTTCGATTTTTATTATTTTGTTTGAGATAAGTTATCTGCTAATGATTATTTATGCCGTATTTATAGGTATTGCCTACCCAATTATAAATGTCCCTTACAATTCAATGACCTATGATGTAATAGGGAAGGCTTGGAAAGCGAAAGATTTACGTGTCGAATATATTGTTGTTCGCGAGTTATTTGTCAATATAGGACGGGTTTTATCAATCAGTGTTTTTCTTATAGCTGTTTCTATTTTCCAAGCTGAGGAGATAATCCCGTGGCTATTGGTCATCTTTGGAATAGGACATCTATTCATTTATGTTTTTGTGAAAGATATCTACCTGAGTAGTCCAAATAACAAAGATATGATGATAAAAGATCAAATTACTGATGAAAAAAATCGTTGA
- a CDS encoding superoxide dismutase — translation MAKFELPELPYAYDALEPTIDKETMNIHHTKHHNTYVTKLNGALEGHSDLQDKSLEDLLSNLDAVPESARTAVRNNGGGHANHSLFWKILSPNGGGEPSGELSDKINAKFGSFDKFKEEFGNAATGRFGSGWAWLVVNNGELEITSTPNQDTPVMEGKTPILGLDVWEHAYYLKYQNKRPDYVAAFWNVVNWDEVAKNYNEAK, via the coding sequence ATGGCAAAATTTGAATTACCAGAACTACCTTATGCGTATGATGCATTAGAACCAACAATCGATAAAGAAACGATGAACATTCACCATACGAAGCATCATAATACGTATGTTACAAAATTGAACGGTGCTTTAGAAGGACACTCAGATCTTCAGGATAAATCACTTGAAGATTTATTAAGTAATCTGGATGCAGTACCGGAAAGTGCTCGTACTGCAGTCCGTAATAATGGTGGTGGACATGCCAACCATAGCTTGTTCTGGAAAATACTTTCACCTAATGGTGGTGGAGAACCATCCGGAGAATTATCTGATAAAATAAATGCCAAATTCGGTAGCTTTGACAAATTTAAAGAGGAATTTGGAAATGCTGCAACAGGTCGCTTTGGTTCAGGCTGGGCATGGCTTGTTGTTAATAACGGAGAACTTGAAATAACAAGCACTCCTAACCAGGATACTCCAGTAATGGAAGGGAAAACTCCAATTCTAGGCCTGGATGTTTGGGAGCATGCTTATTATCTTAAATATCAAAATAAACGTCCTGACTACGTTGCTGCATTCTGGAATGTAGTTAACTGGGATGAAGTTGCTAAAAACTATAATGAAGCAAAATAA
- a CDS encoding Na/Pi cotransporter family protein gives MDIDVQTLLFEFIGGLGIFLIGIKYMGEGLQKSAGDRLRDILDKFTSNPFLGVLAGIIVTILIQSSSGTTVLTVGLVNAGFMTFRQAIGVIMGANIGTTVTAFIIGIDLGAYALPIIAVGAFLLFFFKHQKVTAVGQAIFGFGALFFGLELMSSGMSPLRSLESFQELTVSMSETPILGVVIGTVFTLIVQSSSATIGILQGLFAQGAISLEAALPVLFGDNIGTTITAVLASLGASVAAKRAAFTHVIFNVLGATIGILLLGVFTQYVMFLQEQFALNEEMTIAFAHGSFNIANTIIQFPFIGALAWLVTKLVPGEDTIIEYKPKHLDPIFIQQSSALALDQAKSEIIRMGEYASKGLEETNLYLTTNQQKHSEMAVQVEGALNNLDQKITEYLINISAGTLSEADSAKHTALMDSVRDIERIGDHFENILELIDYKISHKVYITPQAQEDLNNMFDLTIMTVKQAVQSLDQMSREDALAVIQKEDQIDKMERNYRKKHIIRVNEGQCSGSAGIVFVDILSNLERIGDHAVNIAEEVLGE, from the coding sequence GTGGATATCGATGTACAAACATTGTTATTTGAGTTCATTGGCGGATTAGGTATTTTTCTTATTGGTATAAAGTATATGGGGGAAGGCCTGCAAAAATCAGCTGGTGACCGATTAAGAGACATTCTGGATAAATTTACAAGCAATCCTTTTTTGGGAGTTTTAGCTGGTATCATTGTAACTATACTGATTCAAAGTAGTTCTGGTACAACAGTGTTAACAGTTGGACTTGTGAATGCTGGATTTATGACATTCAGACAAGCTATTGGTGTTATTATGGGTGCCAATATTGGTACAACGGTAACAGCGTTTATTATTGGTATCGACTTGGGCGCATATGCTTTACCAATTATTGCAGTAGGTGCTTTTCTATTATTCTTCTTTAAACATCAAAAAGTTACTGCAGTGGGACAAGCGATATTTGGCTTTGGTGCCTTGTTTTTTGGTTTGGAATTAATGAGTAGTGGAATGTCACCATTACGCAGTTTGGAGTCCTTTCAGGAACTGACGGTAAGCATGAGTGAAACGCCTATTTTAGGTGTCGTAATAGGGACAGTGTTTACACTGATTGTACAAAGTTCCAGTGCAACGATAGGAATATTACAAGGTTTATTTGCTCAAGGTGCCATCAGTTTGGAAGCAGCATTACCAGTGTTGTTCGGTGATAATATAGGGACAACAATTACTGCCGTACTGGCTTCTTTAGGGGCCTCTGTGGCAGCAAAAAGAGCGGCTTTTACACATGTTATTTTCAATGTATTAGGTGCAACAATTGGTATTTTATTGTTGGGTGTATTTACACAATACGTCATGTTTTTACAAGAACAGTTCGCTTTAAATGAAGAGATGACGATAGCATTTGCGCACGGAAGTTTTAATATCGCTAATACAATCATACAATTTCCATTTATTGGTGCACTCGCATGGCTTGTTACAAAGTTAGTTCCAGGTGAAGATACGATTATCGAATATAAGCCAAAACATTTGGATCCAATTTTTATTCAACAATCATCTGCATTAGCGCTGGATCAAGCAAAATCCGAGATTATTCGCATGGGGGAATACGCATCAAAAGGTTTAGAAGAAACAAACCTGTATTTGACAACGAATCAGCAAAAGCATTCTGAGATGGCTGTGCAGGTAGAAGGGGCTCTAAACAATTTAGATCAAAAAATAACCGAATATCTAATTAATATATCTGCAGGCACTCTATCAGAGGCCGATAGTGCAAAACACACAGCATTAATGGATTCAGTTCGTGATATTGAGCGGATTGGAGATCACTTTGAAAACATTCTTGAATTAATTGACTATAAAATATCGCACAAGGTTTATATAACACCTCAAGCGCAGGAAGATCTTAATAACATGTTCGATTTGACAATCATGACAGTGAAACAAGCCGTACAATCACTTGATCAAATGAGCAGAGAAGATGCACTTGCGGTCATTCAAAAAGAAGATCAAATAGATAAAATGGAACGGAATTATCGTAAAAAACACATTATACGAGTGAATGAAGGTCAATGCAGCGGATCTGCCGGCATTGTATTTGTTGATATTCTTAGCAATTTGGAAAGAATTGGCGATCATGCTGTAAATATTGCTGAGGAAGTTTTGGGAGAATAG
- a CDS encoding NfeD family protein yields MDIFSLTWIGLVITGLGTLFLIGEVLVNMRGLFALLGVGFITVYFGAYVETGSFIFMLIIYFAGILLIIIDGKVVNDGTLATLGLAAMLASVALAAPDLTSGLYAVIGVLLGGGASFFFLKVFKRREMWTKITLKDQLTKEAGYNSMNMEYEALVNEEGITLNDLRPTGTIRINKKDYSAVSNGQWVSKDTPVRVVQVDGTKILVEKIKE; encoded by the coding sequence TTGGATATATTTTCTTTAACATGGATAGGCCTTGTTATTACCGGATTGGGCACATTATTTTTAATTGGTGAAGTTTTAGTTAATATGCGCGGATTATTTGCATTATTAGGAGTCGGATTTATTACCGTATATTTTGGAGCATATGTAGAAACAGGCTCCTTTATCTTCATGCTTATTATTTATTTTGCAGGAATATTACTTATTATCATTGATGGAAAAGTGGTAAACGATGGGACGCTTGCTACGCTCGGCTTAGCTGCAATGTTAGCTTCAGTTGCCTTAGCTGCTCCGGATCTTACTTCGGGATTGTATGCGGTTATTGGAGTCCTACTAGGTGGAGGCGCTTCTTTCTTTTTCCTGAAAGTATTCAAACGAAGAGAAATGTGGACAAAGATTACGTTAAAAGATCAATTAACAAAGGAAGCTGGTTATAATTCCATGAACATGGAATATGAAGCTTTGGTTAACGAGGAAGGTATCACGTTAAATGATTTAAGACCGACGGGAACCATTCGGATCAATAAGAAAGATTATAGTGCCGTTTCAAATGGACAATGGGTTTCTAAGGATACGCCCGTTCGTGTTGTGCAGGTAGATGGTACGAAAATACTTGTTGAAAAGATAAAAGAATAA
- a CDS encoding DUF2624 domain-containing protein, producing MSIFIKELVRKKLKQLSPEELFHYGKQYGFSLSQSEAREITTYLKAGSFDPFRAEDREKMFKELARITNVDTAKKARLLFNELIKSYGVDYLFTE from the coding sequence ATGTCAATTTTTATTAAAGAATTAGTAAGAAAAAAATTAAAACAGCTTTCACCTGAAGAATTATTTCATTACGGGAAACAATATGGTTTTTCACTAAGTCAATCCGAAGCCCGGGAAATAACAACATATTTAAAAGCGGGGTCGTTTGATCCATTTCGTGCAGAGGATCGAGAGAAGATGTTTAAAGAGCTTGCCCGCATAACGAATGTAGACACCGCTAAAAAAGCACGTCTTTTATTTAATGAATTGATTAAATCGTATGGTGTGGACTATTTGTTTACAGAGTAG
- a CDS encoding deoxyribonuclease IV: protein MLKIGSHVSMNGKKMLLGSSEQAASYGANTFMIYTGAPQNTRRKPVEELNIMNGREHMVENGISDIVVHAPYIINIGNTVKPETFDLGVNFLRNEVDRTAAIGAKQIVLHPGSHVGAGADEGIKKVVEGLNEVLEKDKDVQIALETMAGKGSEIGRTFDELAKIIDGVTENEKLSVCMDTCHIHDAGYNVVQDFDGVLNHFDKIIGVDRLKVVHVNDSKNDRGAHKDRHENIGFGYIGFDALEYVIKHPQLQDLPKILETPFVGEDKKNKKAPYKFEIDMIKEGTFDSELKDKIVNT from the coding sequence TTGCTAAAAATTGGATCACATGTATCGATGAATGGAAAGAAAATGCTTTTGGGATCAAGTGAACAAGCGGCTTCATATGGAGCTAATACGTTTATGATCTATACAGGAGCGCCACAAAATACAAGACGGAAGCCGGTAGAAGAGTTAAATATTATGAACGGCAGAGAGCATATGGTAGAAAATGGTATTTCTGATATTGTCGTCCATGCCCCGTACATCATTAATATTGGTAATACGGTAAAGCCGGAAACATTTGATTTGGGTGTTAATTTTTTGCGTAATGAAGTTGATCGAACAGCAGCCATAGGTGCAAAACAAATCGTGCTTCATCCTGGTTCACATGTAGGAGCAGGTGCTGATGAAGGGATCAAGAAAGTCGTCGAGGGCTTAAACGAAGTCCTAGAGAAAGATAAAGACGTTCAAATAGCACTTGAAACGATGGCAGGTAAAGGTTCAGAAATAGGACGAACATTTGATGAACTGGCAAAAATTATTGATGGAGTAACAGAGAATGAGAAATTATCTGTATGTATGGATACATGTCATATACATGATGCAGGGTATAATGTTGTTCAAGATTTTGATGGGGTATTAAATCATTTCGATAAAATTATCGGTGTGGATCGTCTGAAAGTTGTACATGTGAACGACAGTAAGAATGATCGAGGAGCTCATAAAGATCGTCATGAGAATATTGGATTTGGGTATATTGGTTTCGATGCATTGGAATATGTCATTAAACATCCACAATTACAAGATCTTCCGAAAATATTGGAAACACCATTTGTTGGTGAGGATAAAAAGAATAAAAAAGCGCCATATAAATTTGAAATCGATATGATTAAAGAAGGAACCTTTGATAGTGAATTAAAAGATAAAATTGTTAATACTTGA